A single window of Thiomicrorhabdus immobilis DNA harbors:
- the mraZ gene encoding division/cell wall cluster transcriptional repressor MraZ, with protein sequence MLFFRGINSVSIDTKGRMAIPKKYRESISDASDNQLVATIDLHSPCLLIYTLDEWEIIERKLMSLPNVDPQTRLYQRLLLGHASEMEIDSQGRVLLPSLLREHAKIDKPAILLGQGNKFELWSQEAWDSSRPEMLGTAMSNEISESLASLSL encoded by the coding sequence ATGCTATTTTTTAGAGGAATCAATTCGGTCAGTATCGATACTAAGGGAAGAATGGCTATCCCTAAGAAGTATCGTGAGTCGATTTCTGATGCCAGCGATAACCAGTTGGTTGCCACAATTGATTTGCACAGCCCTTGTTTATTGATTTATACCCTGGATGAGTGGGAAATCATTGAACGAAAATTAATGTCTTTGCCTAACGTTGATCCGCAGACGCGATTGTACCAGCGTTTACTATTGGGTCACGCTTCTGAGATGGAAATTGATTCTCAAGGGCGTGTTTTATTGCCTAGCCTGCTACGTGAACATGCAAAGATTGATAAACCGGCCATTTTATTGGGGCAAGGTAATAAATTTGAATTGTGGTCTCAAGAAGCTTGGGATAGCAGTCGCCCAGAAATGTTGGGTACGGCTATGTCAAACGAGATCTCAGAATCACTTGCAAGCTTGAGTCTGTAA
- a CDS encoding D-alanyl-D-alanine carboxypeptidase/D-alanyl-D-alanine-endopeptidase has protein sequence MIKKTPLFLKWILSSLWSLALLSQAGVASAQSQYKMSGLHGPNWQYFSTLNEAGFLLLDQHKQPLESKNSQQFYVPASTTKLITAFLALKHWGEDYRFKTEFYLTERVEDSAVLVVKGYGDPFLVSEEFPLLVEGLKTQLQAKGIHHIKAIQLDSSFYQPGLIMPGTGESDNPYDAIPAAIAANFNSIFVKKQGSELLSAEPQTPMTPAGLQIAKTITVFKKTKEGLVQRINLGNDATLNQRYFSELLRWFMEQQGLDVENQVLLKALPKTQDNGANHPVLLYTHFNSRTLAEVIKPMMKYSTNFIANQLALNLSAELLGGEATQQKVALVYKRLLTEYFGWQTFHIEDGAGLSRNNRLAPSQLVDVLQAFRPWAKLLPEIEQSVFAKSGSLIGVSTLAGYLKNEQGLLPFAMMINQKVPYRFRNKLAKELAQAY, from the coding sequence ATGATTAAAAAAACACCTCTTTTTTTAAAATGGATTCTATCTTCTCTATGGAGTCTTGCGTTGCTGTCGCAAGCTGGTGTGGCCTCTGCACAAAGCCAATACAAAATGTCTGGGTTACATGGCCCCAATTGGCAATATTTTTCGACGCTGAATGAGGCGGGGTTTTTATTGTTGGATCAGCATAAACAGCCCTTGGAGTCTAAAAATTCACAGCAATTTTATGTTCCGGCATCCACTACTAAACTGATTACCGCGTTTTTGGCGTTAAAGCACTGGGGTGAAGACTATCGTTTTAAAACCGAATTCTATCTAACCGAAAGGGTTGAAGATTCGGCCGTATTGGTGGTTAAGGGCTATGGCGACCCTTTTCTGGTTTCAGAAGAGTTCCCTTTGTTGGTTGAAGGTTTAAAAACGCAACTGCAAGCGAAAGGTATTCATCACATTAAAGCCATTCAATTAGACAGTAGTTTTTACCAACCGGGGCTGATAATGCCGGGAACCGGTGAAAGTGATAATCCTTATGATGCGATTCCGGCTGCCATTGCCGCCAATTTCAACAGTATTTTTGTTAAAAAACAGGGTTCAGAGCTGCTTTCTGCAGAGCCGCAAACACCAATGACACCAGCGGGGCTGCAAATCGCCAAAACGATTACGGTTTTCAAAAAAACCAAAGAAGGGTTGGTGCAACGTATTAATTTGGGGAACGATGCGACTCTCAATCAACGTTATTTTTCCGAGTTATTGCGGTGGTTTATGGAGCAACAAGGCTTGGATGTAGAAAACCAAGTGCTTCTTAAGGCTCTGCCTAAAACTCAAGACAACGGCGCCAATCATCCGGTTCTGTTGTATACCCACTTCAATAGCCGCACCTTGGCCGAAGTGATCAAGCCGATGATGAAATACTCGACCAATTTTATAGCCAATCAACTCGCCCTGAATTTAAGTGCTGAGCTACTGGGTGGGGAAGCAACCCAACAGAAAGTCGCTTTGGTTTACAAGCGGCTTTTAACGGAATATTTTGGATGGCAAACCTTTCATATCGAAGATGGTGCGGGATTGTCGCGCAATAACCGTCTAGCACCATCGCAATTGGTTGATGTCTTGCAAGCGTTTAGGCCTTGGGCGAAATTGCTTCCGGAAATTGAGCAGAGTGTATTTGCAAAATCCGGTTCATTGATTGGTGTAAGCACCTTGGCGGGTTATTTGAAAAACGAGCAGGGGTTATTGCCGTTTGCCATGATGATTAACCAAAAAGTTCCCTATCGTTTCAGAAACAAACTGGCTAAGGAATTGGCACAAGCTTATTAA
- a CDS encoding class I SAM-dependent methyltransferase → MTNLACIANTYPDKASALSRQLGLSICKTSEIEQWLDWVSDKKDSELKLALCSKTQGPVFVDFLAGKKAHRRQFGGGKGQPLVRAMGQLENALPTIIDATAGMGGDSYVLASLGFKVTMIERSPIVASLLEDALNRAQAHKSELPQELKESIEKLSLINADSARYLLDFQPEIDVIYMDPMYPEKKKKAAAKKEMQALQHLVGPDLDSEKLLEAALKTARYRVVVKRPKGADPVVCRHNNIQPTAQISSPNTRYDIYVIKALTASGQL, encoded by the coding sequence ATGACAAACCTCGCCTGCATAGCCAACACCTATCCCGACAAAGCATCGGCGTTAAGCCGTCAACTCGGGCTTTCCATTTGCAAAACATCCGAAATTGAGCAATGGTTAGATTGGGTAAGCGACAAAAAAGACTCTGAACTCAAGCTTGCATTATGCTCTAAAACCCAAGGCCCGGTTTTTGTCGATTTCTTAGCAGGGAAAAAAGCGCATCGTCGCCAATTTGGTGGAGGTAAAGGCCAGCCTTTAGTTCGTGCCATGGGGCAATTGGAAAATGCATTGCCGACAATCATCGATGCCACGGCCGGAATGGGAGGAGACAGTTATGTACTGGCCAGCCTAGGTTTTAAGGTCACCATGATTGAACGTTCACCGATTGTGGCCAGCCTGCTCGAAGATGCGTTGAATAGAGCCCAAGCACACAAATCGGAACTACCGCAAGAGTTAAAAGAGAGCATCGAAAAACTCAGCCTCATTAATGCCGACAGTGCCCGTTATCTATTAGACTTTCAGCCAGAAATTGATGTGATTTACATGGATCCGATGTACCCGGAAAAAAAGAAGAAAGCTGCGGCTAAAAAAGAGATGCAAGCTTTACAGCACTTGGTTGGCCCCGATTTAGACAGCGAAAAGCTATTGGAAGCCGCATTGAAAACAGCCCGATATCGTGTGGTCGTCAAACGCCCCAAAGGAGCTGACCCAGTAGTTTGCCGGCACAACAACATTCAACCGACAGCACAAATTAGCAGCCCCAACACTCGTTATGACATCTATGTCATTAAAGCCTTAACTGCATCAGGGCAATTGTAA
- a CDS encoding response regulator — MIKILILDDAKVIRALLRLTLESDGIYCNEAATVEEALQFALQTEYDLMIIDYMLEDGHNGLELVQSIKSQGKNIDTPCVMLSAEDGNECKLDAMDLGVKAWLKKPFAPTSLLKIVYKVLGKDYQIQNLEKHSMHHHD; from the coding sequence ATGATAAAAATTCTTATTTTAGATGATGCCAAGGTTATTAGAGCCCTATTGAGGCTCACCCTTGAAAGCGATGGCATTTATTGTAATGAAGCCGCTACGGTTGAAGAAGCTCTGCAATTCGCTCTGCAGACCGAGTATGACTTAATGATTATCGACTATATGTTGGAAGATGGTCATAACGGTCTGGAACTGGTGCAATCCATAAAGTCACAAGGTAAAAACATCGATACACCTTGCGTGATGTTAAGTGCCGAAGATGGTAACGAGTGTAAATTGGACGCTATGGATTTAGGCGTGAAAGCTTGGTTAAAAAAACCTTTTGCGCCCACCAGCCTGCTTAAAATCGTTTATAAAGTGCTTGGCAAAGACTATCAAATACAAAACCTTGAAAAGCATTCCATGCATCATCACGACTAG
- the rsmI gene encoding 16S rRNA (cytidine(1402)-2'-O)-methyltransferase has protein sequence MSLYNQTQTPGTLYVVATPIGNLADITRRAVETLEKVDWVAAEDTRHSKPLLHALGINQTLISLHEHNELQRSEQLLAKLKNGENGALISDAGTPLINDPGYHLVKLLRDEGVNVVPLPGPSAVITALSAAGLPTDRFTYEGFLPAKANKRLAILEGLATEVRTLVFYESPHRLMECLQSMQTAFGEEREIVVARELTKKFEQFVSGKLHDVYGYFIENSDKVRGEFVLMLKGAPEKSEEAGEAALIEQDKMIQVMLKQSLPVKQISEIIAELTGEKKKPIYQRVLELKAQS, from the coding sequence ATGTCGCTTTACAATCAAACTCAAACGCCAGGAACGCTTTATGTGGTAGCGACGCCTATTGGAAACCTAGCGGATATTACCCGTAGAGCGGTTGAAACCCTGGAGAAAGTTGACTGGGTGGCTGCCGAAGATACCCGCCATAGTAAACCTTTATTGCATGCCCTGGGTATAAATCAAACCTTAATCAGTCTGCATGAGCATAATGAGTTGCAACGTAGTGAACAGTTGTTGGCTAAATTGAAAAATGGCGAAAATGGTGCCTTGATTTCGGATGCCGGCACGCCGCTGATTAATGATCCAGGTTACCATTTAGTGAAGTTATTGCGTGATGAAGGGGTCAATGTTGTGCCTTTGCCTGGGCCAAGTGCGGTGATTACCGCATTAAGTGCCGCTGGTTTGCCAACGGATCGATTTACCTATGAAGGTTTTTTGCCGGCTAAAGCCAACAAGCGTCTGGCGATTTTAGAAGGTTTGGCTACGGAAGTGCGTACTTTGGTGTTTTATGAATCACCGCACCGTTTGATGGAATGTTTGCAGTCTATGCAAACAGCATTTGGCGAAGAGCGTGAAATCGTAGTGGCTCGTGAGCTGACCAAGAAGTTTGAGCAGTTTGTTTCGGGTAAGTTACACGATGTTTATGGGTATTTTATTGAAAACTCGGATAAGGTTCGTGGTGAGTTTGTATTGATGTTGAAGGGGGCGCCTGAAAAGTCGGAAGAGGCAGGTGAAGCGGCATTAATCGAACAAGATAAAATGATTCAGGTGATGTTGAAGCAGTCTTTGCCGGTAAAGCAGATTTCGGAAATTATTGCAGAACTGACCGGAGAAAAGAAAAAACCGATTTACCAAAGAGTGTTAGAGCTTAAAGCGCAAAGTTGA
- a CDS encoding penicillin-binding protein activator: MNQTSPFYHLKPLKLLTVSAFVFGLAACGTVPNKPIKPESDAQTKQVSDKRNNAGVGANAPKAYSVDELRTLQAKASKQGNWSDYLVYSTLLWQHSSVDSAYQAQIEDQAWSVLNSLSPQILATLENSHHAEVQAWLALLKTFQGSRYEIRQNLMNLNSFESEAIFHKHLLPKLIAQQPPEETVKQIAVLLPMEGRYKVVSQQIRSGIMKAFFASDQSITLKFYDTTSLENLESVYTQAKQEGADRIIGPLRKEALQELASFHDDKLLALNNIDSNSFTQFSFKAAQPSLQMVKKFEDAGFQRIGILANDGKSSMVKAKALENAWKQANHQAILSVYPDENPKLREALGSLIHENLSESRQNNLRWLIGEQLNFFPRTRQDLDAIVIFDNAYRMAVFRPQFDFFELDTPVFGDSELTPANFQEIPQNRDLNRVSFLTYPATLNPVDLNSKFEAFGWDSFMVSTHIEDLQNGGCLAEAKTGVLSLDGNEIRQRLVWAKYDKEGFLIEAPTQDAKELVNSTRNTDLD; this comes from the coding sequence ATGAATCAGACCTCGCCTTTTTACCACTTAAAACCTCTCAAACTCTTAACGGTTAGCGCCTTCGTTTTTGGGCTTGCCGCTTGCGGTACTGTGCCAAACAAACCGATTAAGCCTGAAAGCGATGCCCAGACCAAACAAGTGAGCGACAAACGTAATAACGCTGGGGTTGGCGCTAACGCGCCAAAAGCTTACAGTGTCGATGAACTCAGAACCTTACAAGCCAAAGCTTCGAAACAAGGTAACTGGTCTGACTATCTAGTTTACAGCACTTTATTGTGGCAACACTCATCAGTAGATTCAGCATATCAAGCGCAGATAGAAGACCAGGCCTGGTCGGTGCTGAATTCGTTATCCCCCCAAATTTTAGCGACCTTAGAAAACAGCCATCATGCTGAAGTTCAAGCCTGGCTTGCACTGCTTAAGACCTTTCAAGGCTCCAGATACGAAATCAGACAAAATCTGATGAATTTAAACAGTTTTGAATCTGAGGCTATTTTTCATAAACACCTATTACCCAAATTAATCGCTCAACAACCACCGGAAGAAACGGTAAAACAAATTGCCGTATTGCTGCCAATGGAAGGTCGTTATAAAGTGGTTAGCCAGCAGATTCGTAGCGGGATTATGAAAGCCTTTTTTGCTTCTGACCAGTCAATCACCCTTAAATTTTATGACACCACTTCGCTTGAAAACCTAGAAAGTGTATACACCCAAGCCAAACAAGAAGGTGCCGATCGAATCATTGGCCCTCTTCGAAAAGAAGCGCTTCAGGAACTCGCCAGTTTTCACGATGATAAACTGCTGGCATTGAATAACATTGATAGCAATTCGTTTACCCAATTTAGCTTCAAGGCGGCGCAACCCAGCCTTCAAATGGTGAAAAAATTCGAAGACGCTGGTTTTCAACGCATCGGAATCCTAGCCAATGATGGCAAATCATCAATGGTGAAAGCCAAGGCATTGGAAAACGCATGGAAACAAGCGAATCATCAGGCAATTTTAAGTGTATACCCGGACGAAAACCCAAAGTTACGAGAGGCTCTAGGGAGTCTGATTCATGAAAACCTCAGTGAGAGTCGTCAAAACAATTTACGTTGGTTAATCGGAGAACAGCTAAACTTCTTCCCGCGAACTCGCCAAGACTTAGATGCGATTGTGATTTTCGATAACGCATACCGCATGGCCGTTTTTAGACCACAGTTTGATTTCTTTGAACTCGATACACCGGTATTTGGCGATAGCGAGTTAACTCCCGCCAATTTCCAAGAGATTCCGCAAAACCGTGATTTAAACCGTGTCAGCTTTTTAACTTATCCGGCCACTTTAAATCCGGTAGATTTAAACTCAAAGTTTGAAGCCTTTGGTTGGGATAGTTTTATGGTCAGCACCCATATTGAAGATTTGCAAAACGGCGGCTGTTTAGCGGAAGCTAAAACCGGGGTATTAAGCCTGGATGGCAACGAAATCAGACAACGCCTAGTTTGGGCCAAATATGATAAAGAAGGTTTTTTAATCGAAGCACCGACTCAGGATGCTAAAGAGCTCGTTAATTCAACTCGTAATACCGACTTGGATTGA
- a CDS encoding YraN family protein, with protein MSRLVKLFSIGHQKEQQAKTWLSQQGIKIIAENFLCKGGEIDLIGLTQDRQLIFFEVKYRKQTAFGHPSEMVTPQKQQRISLCAQNFLLKQPQYQDFAMQFDVITFTGDDETPQWIQNAFDTY; from the coding sequence ATGTCTAGACTTGTTAAGCTCTTTTCCATTGGTCATCAAAAAGAGCAGCAAGCCAAAACCTGGTTAAGCCAACAGGGAATTAAAATCATCGCCGAAAACTTTTTGTGTAAAGGCGGTGAAATCGATTTGATTGGCTTGACCCAAGACCGGCAATTAATCTTCTTTGAAGTCAAATACCGCAAGCAAACCGCATTTGGTCACCCTTCCGAAATGGTGACGCCGCAAAAACAACAACGCATTTCACTTTGCGCCCAAAATTTCCTACTAAAACAGCCACAATATCAAGATTTTGCCATGCAGTTTGATGTCATCACCTTTACCGGTGACGATGAAACACCGCAGTGGATTCAAAACGCTTTCGACACTTATTAG
- the ppsA gene encoding phosphoenolpyruvate synthase produces the protein MSEQRRSDQAKYIRFFNEIAIEDIPLVGGKNASLGEMYQELSPQGVPIPNGFAITAEAYRWILTENNLWPEMTRILDGLNPEDSNDLQKRGAQLRGLVYAAKLPDDLYQEMVEAYEKLIKEYGGNVSLAVRSSATAEDLPTASFAGQQDTYLNISGLAAYIDACRHCFASLFTDRAIHYRTDQGFNHLEVGLSIGVQIMVRSDMASSGVIFTIDTETGFEDVILITGAYGLGENVVQGAVDPDEFYVHKATFQKGFRSVFKRHLGTKKIKMVYASDENRREPVRNIPTGISEQKKFCISDTEALKLAEYALKIEKHYSDHAKQNRPMDIEWAKDGITGELFIVQARPETVASQQSGMILKQYQLTEKPAESLVIGRSVGAKIAYGRVRVIESVEHLNEFKAGEVLVSDITTPDWEPVMKIASALVTNRGGRTCHAAIISRELGIPAVVGTGKATELMKTGEIVTVSCAEGDEGHVYSGQVPFEIIETDLQDIEKPKTKILMNLANPEMAFRVNRLPNDGLGLARMEFIINNKIQIHPQALLQPELIESEEDKAKIKQLTEGYSSGKELFICKLSEGIGTLAAGFYPKPVVVRLSDFKSNEYASLIGGRAFELKEENPMIGFRGAARYNDASFKDSFAMECAALKHVREVMGFDNIIIMVPFCRRLEEAKKVIDTLAHNGLVRGINGLKIYMMCEIPNNVLLMDEFSEFFDGFSIGTNDLAQLVLGVDRDSAKVAYDYDERDPGVKKMVKMAIEGAKRNGKHISLCGQAPSDYPEFAEFLVELGIDAMSLNPDSVLSTLPTIIAAEKKLASR, from the coding sequence ATGTCTGAGCAGCGTCGTTCTGATCAAGCTAAATACATCCGTTTTTTTAATGAAATCGCCATTGAAGATATCCCGTTAGTGGGGGGAAAAAACGCCTCATTGGGTGAGATGTATCAAGAACTCTCTCCACAAGGTGTGCCTATCCCTAATGGTTTTGCGATTACCGCCGAAGCCTATCGTTGGATTTTGACCGAGAACAACCTTTGGCCTGAAATGACCCGAATTTTAGATGGCTTAAATCCAGAAGATTCTAATGATTTGCAAAAACGTGGTGCTCAGTTACGCGGTCTAGTCTATGCAGCAAAACTGCCGGATGATTTATATCAAGAGATGGTTGAGGCTTATGAAAAACTGATTAAAGAGTACGGAGGCAATGTCTCGCTGGCGGTAAGAAGTTCAGCTACGGCAGAAGATTTACCCACTGCCAGTTTTGCGGGGCAGCAAGACACCTATTTGAATATATCAGGCTTGGCCGCCTATATTGATGCGTGCCGCCACTGTTTTGCCAGTTTGTTTACTGACAGAGCGATTCACTATAGAACAGACCAAGGCTTCAATCACCTTGAGGTAGGATTATCCATTGGTGTGCAAATCATGGTGCGTTCTGATATGGCTTCATCTGGGGTGATATTTACCATTGATACTGAGACCGGTTTTGAGGATGTGATTTTGATCACCGGGGCTTATGGGCTTGGTGAAAACGTGGTGCAAGGTGCGGTTGATCCGGATGAGTTTTATGTGCATAAAGCCACTTTTCAAAAAGGCTTTAGAAGTGTCTTTAAGCGTCATTTAGGCACTAAAAAAATCAAGATGGTATATGCCAGTGATGAGAACCGTAGAGAGCCTGTTCGTAATATTCCTACAGGAATTTCAGAGCAGAAAAAGTTTTGTATTAGCGATACCGAAGCGCTCAAGTTGGCGGAATATGCCCTCAAAATTGAAAAGCATTATAGCGACCATGCCAAGCAAAACCGACCTATGGATATTGAGTGGGCTAAGGATGGTATTACCGGCGAACTGTTTATTGTGCAAGCACGCCCGGAAACCGTGGCTTCTCAGCAATCGGGGATGATTTTAAAGCAGTATCAACTTACAGAGAAACCAGCCGAAAGTTTGGTGATTGGTCGTTCGGTAGGAGCCAAAATTGCCTATGGCCGAGTACGCGTCATTGAATCGGTTGAGCATTTAAATGAGTTTAAAGCGGGGGAGGTGTTAGTTTCGGATATCACCACGCCTGATTGGGAACCCGTAATGAAAATCGCCTCAGCCTTAGTCACCAATCGCGGGGGGCGAACCTGCCATGCCGCGATTATCTCTCGTGAGTTGGGCATCCCAGCGGTTGTCGGTACTGGCAAGGCGACCGAGTTAATGAAAACCGGCGAAATTGTGACCGTAAGTTGTGCCGAGGGGGATGAGGGACATGTTTATAGCGGGCAGGTGCCGTTTGAAATCATTGAAACGGATTTGCAGGACATTGAAAAACCCAAAACCAAAATCTTGATGAATTTGGCTAATCCCGAGATGGCGTTTAGGGTAAATAGATTACCAAATGATGGTCTTGGATTGGCACGAATGGAATTTATTATTAACAATAAAATTCAGATTCATCCGCAAGCATTATTGCAACCAGAGTTGATTGAGAGTGAAGAGGATAAGGCCAAAATCAAGCAGTTGACTGAGGGCTATAGCAGTGGCAAAGAGCTCTTTATCTGTAAGTTGTCCGAAGGGATTGGAACCCTGGCGGCAGGCTTCTATCCCAAGCCGGTTGTGGTGAGACTGTCGGATTTTAAATCGAATGAATATGCTAGTTTAATTGGAGGGAGAGCATTTGAGTTAAAGGAAGAAAACCCGATGATTGGCTTTAGAGGTGCGGCACGTTATAACGATGCTTCCTTTAAAGACAGTTTTGCGATGGAATGTGCGGCCTTAAAACATGTACGTGAAGTTATGGGCTTTGACAATATCATTATCATGGTGCCCTTCTGCCGTCGTCTTGAAGAGGCAAAAAAGGTGATTGATACCTTGGCTCATAATGGTTTGGTGCGTGGCATTAATGGCTTGAAAATCTATATGATGTGCGAGATTCCAAATAACGTGTTACTGATGGATGAGTTCTCGGAATTTTTTGATGGTTTCTCAATTGGTACCAACGATTTGGCGCAGTTGGTTTTGGGTGTGGATAGAGATTCAGCTAAAGTCGCCTATGACTATGATGAGCGTGATCCTGGCGTGAAAAAAATGGTGAAGATGGCGATAGAAGGTGCCAAACGTAATGGCAAACACATCAGCCTTTGTGGTCAAGCGCCATCGGATTATCCCGAGTTTGCGGAATTTTTGGTAGAGCTCGGCATTGATGCGATGAGTTTAAATCCAGATTCGGTATTAAGCACCTTACCGACGATTATTGCGGCCGAGAAGAAGCTGGCGAGCCGCTAG
- a CDS encoding class I SAM-dependent methyltransferase produces MEKTQAQILRHHGGNAEHARTMITQTYARRHDIDFWEFWNAQMGVVISKGDYLVDLGAGIGQFIEDLAIRYPDNTAIGIDAAEYMLAAQISLPDNARMLKDDLNEPGAHIENGKVATVMANMLVHELPQPVNMFKAVYKWLKPGGRFCIIDLVRQPLADYLTHKYPDAELWNNDLSRDELEDVFEHFLEHNRYHADDIVFMLKSAGFKLIENTPQRDGRFVRIVVEK; encoded by the coding sequence ATGGAAAAAACCCAAGCACAAATTTTACGCCACCACGGCGGAAACGCAGAGCACGCCCGTACAATGATTACCCAAACCTATGCCCGTCGCCACGATATCGATTTCTGGGAGTTTTGGAACGCGCAAATGGGAGTGGTCATTTCTAAAGGTGACTACCTGGTGGATTTAGGTGCCGGGATCGGCCAATTTATTGAAGACCTGGCGATTCGTTATCCGGACAATACGGCTATCGGGATTGATGCTGCGGAATACATGTTGGCCGCCCAAATCTCATTACCTGACAACGCCCGTATGTTGAAAGATGATTTGAATGAGCCTGGTGCTCATATCGAAAACGGTAAGGTCGCTACGGTAATGGCGAATATGTTGGTGCATGAACTACCCCAGCCTGTGAACATGTTTAAAGCGGTTTACAAGTGGCTAAAACCAGGCGGGCGTTTTTGCATTATCGATCTGGTACGTCAGCCTTTGGCGGATTATTTAACCCATAAATACCCGGATGCGGAGTTATGGAACAACGATTTGTCGCGTGATGAATTGGAGGATGTGTTCGAACACTTCTTAGAGCATAACCGTTATCATGCTGATGATATCGTGTTTATGCTCAAATCGGCGGGCTTTAAACTCATAGAAAACACCCCACAACGTGATGGGCGGTTTGTTCGTATTGTGGTTGAGAAATAG